The following proteins come from a genomic window of Pseudomonas cichorii:
- a CDS encoding ClpXP protease specificity-enhancing factor — translation MNSSRPYLIRALYEWIVDNDCTPHILVNAEYPSVQIPQGFANDGQIVLNVSPSAVRHLHMDNEAVSFEGRFGGVPHALYVPIGAILGIYARENGQGMVFDLEPPMEEEDEIELEEDAPPPPDSEPPRPSGRPSLKVVK, via the coding sequence ATGAACTCCAGTCGCCCTTATCTGATTCGTGCTCTCTATGAGTGGATCGTCGATAACGATTGCACACCACATATATTGGTCAATGCGGAGTACCCGTCGGTGCAGATCCCTCAGGGTTTTGCCAACGATGGGCAGATTGTCCTGAACGTTTCACCCAGTGCTGTGCGTCATTTGCACATGGACAACGAAGCGGTCAGTTTTGAAGGCCGCTTCGGCGGTGTGCCGCATGCCTTGTATGTTCCCATTGGCGCCATTCTGGGTATTTATGCCCGGGAAAACGGCCAAGGCATGGTCTTCGATCTGGAGCCTCCGATGGAGGAAGAAGACGAGATCGAGCTGGAAGAGGATGCGCCACCACCACCGGACAGCGAGCCTCCGCGTCCTAGCGGCAGGCCGAGTCTGAAAGTTGTGAAATAA
- a CDS encoding penicillin-binding protein activator codes for MIACLRLFSALCLAALLAACASSPSSSLGELPRTPDASIEQLLEQAAAAKTPDQAAPLRLSAADLANRQNNPGRAAQILAQVPLDQLKPGLQVFASTLTAELAMGRNQPKAALTALDHPSLQRLGELSVEQQIRTHAVRARALEADGQTLAAARERVFAGPLLQGNDASANNDAIWALVAALPADQLQSTATDDMGGWLSLARSVKGAGTLEQQQAAIDSWKAQNPQHPAALKLPTTLAQLRALTSEPLTKIALLLPQDGQLASVAKALREGFMAAHYQAQQAGQNPPAIQVFDSSRVTSMDDFYRQAKAAGAQLVVGPLEKNLVKQLNSRQQLPITTLALNYSDSNTEGPAQLFQFGLAAEDEAREVARRAWADGKRSAVAMVPKGEWGDRVLDAFRKSWQAKGGTLIAAEHVDQPVALAQQVADLFQLRNSEGRAQRLQSTVGTQVAAQPTRRQDIDFMFLAATPQQAQQIKPTMVFQYAGDVPVYATSHLFTNSNDQAQYLDLNGVRFCETPWLLNANDPLRQQVTAQWPQASGSLGRLYAMGIDAYRLAPRLGQLKTLPESRIDGLSGSLSLSPSRRVERQLPWAEFVDGKVQRLPDTAP; via the coding sequence ATGATCGCCTGCCTGCGGCTGTTCTCTGCCCTCTGCCTCGCTGCCCTTCTTGCAGCCTGCGCCAGCTCGCCCTCATCCAGTCTTGGTGAGTTGCCTCGCACCCCCGACGCCAGCATCGAGCAATTGCTTGAACAGGCTGCGGCTGCCAAGACGCCGGATCAGGCCGCCCCGTTGCGCTTGAGCGCCGCAGATCTGGCGAATCGCCAGAACAATCCTGGCCGCGCCGCCCAGATTCTGGCCCAGGTCCCTCTGGATCAGTTGAAGCCCGGCCTGCAGGTATTCGCCAGCACCCTGACTGCAGAACTGGCCATGGGTCGCAACCAGCCAAAGGCTGCACTGACCGCACTGGATCACCCTAGCCTGCAACGTCTGGGCGAACTGTCGGTTGAACAGCAAATCCGCACTCACGCTGTCCGGGCTCGCGCACTCGAAGCCGATGGCCAGACCCTGGCCGCAGCTCGCGAGCGTGTGTTCGCAGGCCCGCTGCTGCAAGGCAACGACGCCAGCGCCAACAACGATGCCATCTGGGCACTGGTTGCAGCACTGCCTGCCGACCAACTGCAAAGCACTGCCACCGACGACATGGGCGGCTGGCTGAGCCTGGCCCGCTCGGTCAAGGGCGCCGGCACGCTGGAGCAGCAACAGGCCGCCATCGACAGCTGGAAAGCACAGAACCCGCAACATCCGGCCGCCTTGAAACTGCCGACCACCCTCGCCCAGCTCCGCGCCCTGACCAGCGAGCCGCTGACCAAGATCGCTCTGCTGCTGCCACAGGATGGTCAACTGGCCTCTGTTGCCAAGGCGCTGCGTGAAGGCTTCATGGCTGCGCACTATCAGGCCCAGCAAGCTGGTCAGAACCCGCCAGCCATTCAGGTCTTCGACAGCTCGCGCGTCACATCGATGGATGACTTCTATCGTCAGGCCAAGGCTGCCGGCGCGCAACTGGTCGTCGGCCCGCTGGAAAAGAATCTGGTCAAACAACTGAACAGCCGCCAGCAACTGCCTATCACCACATTGGCCCTGAACTACAGCGACTCCAACACCGAAGGCCCGGCACAACTGTTCCAGTTCGGCCTTGCCGCCGAAGACGAAGCACGGGAAGTGGCACGCCGCGCCTGGGCAGACGGCAAACGCAGCGCCGTCGCCATGGTGCCTAAAGGCGAATGGGGCGATCGCGTACTGGATGCCTTCCGCAAAAGCTGGCAAGCCAAGGGCGGCACTCTGATCGCAGCCGAACACGTCGACCAGCCTGTCGCGCTTGCCCAGCAAGTCGCAGACCTGTTCCAGTTGCGCAACAGCGAAGGCCGCGCCCAGCGCCTGCAAAGCACCGTAGGCACTCAGGTTGCCGCCCAGCCTACACGCCGCCAGGACATCGACTTCATGTTCCTGGCTGCAACTCCACAGCAGGCTCAGCAGATCAAGCCGACCATGGTGTTCCAGTACGCTGGCGACGTTCCGGTCTATGCCACCTCTCACCTGTTCACCAACAGCAACGATCAGGCTCAGTATCTGGACCTGAACGGCGTACGCTTCTGCGAAACCCCATGGTTGCTCAATGCCAACGACCCTCTGCGCCAGCAAGTGACCGCTCAATGGCCACAAGCATCGGGCAGCCTGGGCCGCCTCTACGCCATGGGCATCGACGCCTATCGCCTGGCTCCGCGTCTTGGCCAGCTCAAGACACTGCCTGAAAGCCGCATCGACGGCCTGTCGGGCAGCTTGAGCCTGAGCCCGAGCCGCCGCGTCGAGCGTCAACTGCCTTGGGCAGAGTTTGTCGATGGCAAGGTCCAGCGCCTGCCGGACACCGCTCCTTGA
- a CDS encoding BON domain-containing protein has product MTPNRLSLLVLTLCLGISGCSSVLTAARDKPIEDDRGTRTFGSKIDDSLIETKAAVNISKASPDLAEGSHIVVTSFNGIVLLAGQTPRADLKALAEQAASSVQRVKKVNNELQVMAPSSLLARNNDAWLTTKIKTQMLADNSIPGSRIKVVTENGIVFMLGLLTQDEANRATNLVQGVSGVQKIVRLFEYID; this is encoded by the coding sequence ATGACCCCTAATCGCCTCAGCCTACTGGTCCTGACCCTGTGCCTCGGCATCAGCGGATGCAGCTCGGTTCTGACAGCAGCACGCGACAAACCGATCGAGGACGACCGGGGAACCAGGACTTTCGGCAGCAAGATCGATGACTCCCTCATCGAAACCAAAGCCGCAGTGAACATCTCCAAGGCCAGCCCTGATCTGGCCGAAGGCTCGCACATTGTCGTCACCAGCTTCAACGGCATCGTCCTGCTGGCTGGCCAGACGCCTCGCGCAGACCTCAAGGCCCTGGCCGAACAGGCTGCCAGCTCTGTGCAGCGAGTCAAGAAGGTCAACAACGAACTTCAAGTCATGGCGCCATCGTCCCTGCTGGCACGCAATAACGATGCGTGGCTGACGACCAAGATCAAGACCCAGATGCTGGCGGACAACTCGATCCCCGGCTCTCGGATCAAGGTCGTGACCGAAAACGGGATCGTTTTCATGCTCGGCCTGCTCACTCAGGATGAAGCCAATCGCGCCACCAATCTGGTGCAGGGCGTATCCGGTGTGCAGAAAATCGTCAGGCTGTTCGAGTACATCGACTGA
- a CDS encoding glutathione S-transferase N-terminal domain-containing protein encodes MGVTNRLACYSDPADHYSHRVRIVLAEKGVSAEIIDVVAGRHPPQLIEVNPYGSVPTLVDRDLALYESTVVMEYLDERYPHPPLLPVYPVARANSRLLIHRIQRDWCGLVDLILDSRSKESARVQARKELRESLTGVSPLFAEKPFFLSDEQSLVDCCLLPILWRLPVLGIELPRPAKPLLDYMERQFAREAFQASLSVAEREMR; translated from the coding sequence ATGGGCGTGACCAATCGGTTGGCCTGTTACTCCGACCCCGCCGACCACTATTCCCATCGCGTGCGCATCGTGCTCGCTGAGAAGGGTGTCAGCGCCGAGATCATTGATGTGGTTGCGGGTCGTCATCCGCCCCAGCTCATCGAAGTGAATCCGTATGGCAGCGTGCCAACCCTGGTTGATCGTGACCTGGCGTTGTACGAGTCTACGGTGGTGATGGAATATCTTGATGAGCGTTACCCGCATCCGCCCTTGCTGCCGGTTTACCCTGTGGCGCGTGCAAATAGTCGCCTGCTGATTCATCGGATTCAGCGCGACTGGTGTGGACTGGTGGATCTTATTCTGGATTCGCGCAGCAAAGAGTCTGCCCGCGTACAAGCGCGCAAGGAATTGCGCGAAAGTCTGACCGGTGTTTCGCCGTTGTTTGCGGAAAAACCTTTTTTCCTCAGTGACGAGCAAAGCCTTGTCGATTGCTGTCTACTGCCCATACTCTGGCGTTTGCCAGTCTTGGGTATCGAATTGCCACGGCCTGCCAAGCCGTTGCTTGATTACATGGAGCGCCAATTTGCGCGCGAGGCATTTCAGGCAAGCCTGTCTGTAGCCGAACGTGAGATGCGCTAA
- the rplM gene encoding 50S ribosomal protein L13, protein MKTFTAKPETVKRDWFVVDAAGQTLGRLATEIASRLRGKHKPEYTPHVDTGDYIVVINAEQIRVTGAKASDKIYYSHSGFPGGIKSINFEKLIDKAPERVIETAVKGMLPKNPLGRDMYRKLKVYAGAVHPHTAQQPQELKF, encoded by the coding sequence ATGAAAACTTTTACTGCTAAACCGGAAACAGTTAAGCGCGACTGGTTCGTCGTCGACGCTGCTGGTCAGACCCTGGGTCGTCTGGCCACCGAAATCGCGAGCCGTCTGCGTGGCAAGCACAAACCGGAATACACTCCGCACGTCGATACCGGTGATTACATCGTCGTTATCAACGCTGAGCAAATCCGCGTTACCGGTGCTAAAGCTTCCGACAAGATTTACTACTCTCACTCCGGTTTTCCGGGCGGGATCAAATCGATCAACTTTGAAAAGCTGATCGATAAAGCTCCTGAGCGCGTGATCGAGACCGCGGTCAAAGGCATGCTGCCTAAGAACCCGCTGGGTCGCGACATGTATCGTAAGCTGAAAGTCTATGCGGGCGCTGTACACCCTCATACTGCTCAGCAGCCCCAAGAACTGAAGTTTTAA
- a CDS encoding cytochrome c1 gives MKKLLAVLILAILPVFSFAAEHGGPELEKVDIDVSDKAAMQDGARTFVNYCMGCHSAKYQRYERVADDLGIPHELMLEKLVFTGAKIGDHMNTGMQSNDAKTWFGAAPPDLTLVARVRGTDWLYGYLRSFYEDPARPLGVNNRVFPNVGMPNVLASLQGRQVVGCKQVQVVEEGKKQYDPLTGAPLTHEACDQLTIVPKTGSLTAEQFDEKIKNLVTFLAYSANPVKLQHQRIGTYVLLYLAFFFVFAYLLKREYWKDVH, from the coding sequence ATGAAAAAGCTATTGGCTGTATTGATTCTCGCGATTCTGCCTGTCTTTTCATTCGCCGCTGAACATGGCGGTCCGGAACTGGAAAAGGTCGATATCGATGTCTCCGACAAGGCTGCGATGCAGGACGGTGCACGGACGTTCGTCAACTACTGCATGGGCTGTCACAGCGCCAAATACCAGCGCTACGAGCGTGTGGCCGATGATCTGGGGATTCCCCATGAGCTGATGCTGGAAAAGCTGGTGTTCACCGGTGCCAAGATCGGCGACCACATGAACACCGGCATGCAGTCGAACGATGCCAAGACCTGGTTCGGTGCTGCGCCGCCTGACCTGACGCTGGTGGCGCGTGTGCGTGGCACGGACTGGCTCTATGGCTATCTGCGCTCGTTCTACGAGGACCCGGCTCGACCATTGGGTGTGAATAACCGAGTGTTCCCCAACGTCGGCATGCCTAACGTGCTGGCGAGCCTTCAAGGTCGGCAGGTGGTGGGTTGCAAGCAGGTCCAGGTGGTTGAAGAGGGCAAGAAGCAATATGACCCCCTTACCGGTGCGCCGCTGACTCACGAGGCTTGCGATCAACTGACCATCGTGCCGAAAACCGGTAGCCTGACTGCAGAGCAGTTCGACGAGAAGATCAAGAATCTGGTGACCTTTCTGGCCTATTCAGCCAATCCGGTTAAACTGCAGCATCAGCGTATAGGCACTTATGTGCTGCTTTATCTGGCCTTCTTCTTTGTTTTCGCGTATCTGCTCAAGCGCGAATACTGGAAAGATGTTCACTGA
- the rpsI gene encoding 30S ribosomal protein S9 has protein sequence MSATQNYGTGRRKTATARVFLRPGTGNISINNRSLDVFFGRETARMVVRQPLELTETVEKFDIYVTVIGGGVSGQAGAIRHGITRALMQYDETLRSALRKAGYVTRDAREVERKKVGLRKARKRPQYSKR, from the coding sequence ATGTCGGCGACTCAAAATTACGGCACTGGCCGTCGCAAGACCGCAACCGCACGCGTTTTCCTGCGTCCGGGCACTGGTAACATCTCGATCAACAACCGTTCTCTGGACGTGTTCTTCGGCCGCGAAACTGCCCGCATGGTAGTTCGTCAGCCGCTGGAACTGACCGAAACTGTTGAGAAGTTCGACATCTACGTCACCGTTATCGGTGGCGGTGTAAGTGGTCAAGCTGGCGCAATCCGCCACGGTATCACTCGCGCTCTGATGCAATACGACGAAACTCTGCGTAGCGCCCTGCGTAAAGCCGGTTACGTTACTCGTGACGCTCGTGAAGTTGAACGTAAGAAAGTTGGTCTGCGTAAAGCGCGTAAGCGTCCGCAGTACTCGAAGCGTTAA
- a CDS encoding GlxA family transcriptional regulator produces MASLRYSKQLGHGLKPAFEIRLVSPDGMPVGSFSDVTLPVDGPLCESDIIVIPAFWDDFDSQLQQYPQILPWLREQHASGAVLCGEATGVFWLAEAGLLDGKEATTYWRFFNTFSERFPKVLLNQEKHLTDADNLYCAGGTTSACDLYIYLIERFCGSNVAQAVARDILYEVRRSYSPGRIGFGGQKLHQDVIILQIQHWLEEHFADKFRFEDVARNHGMSIRNFMRRFQAATGDKPLHYLQRLRIETAKGLLSGTRKSIKTISYEIGYDDASFFARLFRQHTELSPNQYRQQFQQAA; encoded by the coding sequence CTGGCCAGCCTGCGGTACAGCAAGCAACTGGGACACGGCCTCAAGCCCGCCTTTGAAATTCGCCTGGTGAGCCCGGACGGCATGCCCGTCGGCAGCTTCAGCGACGTCACCCTGCCTGTAGACGGCCCACTGTGCGAAAGCGACATCATCGTCATCCCGGCATTCTGGGACGATTTCGACAGCCAGTTGCAGCAATACCCGCAGATTCTGCCATGGCTGCGCGAACAGCACGCCAGCGGCGCCGTGCTGTGCGGTGAGGCCACCGGGGTTTTCTGGCTGGCCGAAGCCGGCCTGCTGGACGGCAAGGAAGCCACGACTTACTGGCGCTTCTTCAATACGTTCAGCGAGAGGTTTCCCAAAGTCCTGCTCAATCAGGAAAAGCACCTGACAGACGCCGACAACCTGTATTGCGCAGGCGGCACCACGTCAGCATGTGATCTGTATATCTATCTGATCGAGCGCTTCTGCGGCTCGAACGTCGCCCAGGCCGTGGCCCGCGACATTCTCTACGAGGTGCGGCGCAGTTATTCACCGGGAAGGATAGGTTTTGGCGGCCAGAAGCTGCATCAGGACGTCATCATCCTGCAGATCCAGCACTGGCTTGAAGAGCACTTTGCAGACAAGTTCCGCTTTGAAGACGTGGCCCGCAACCACGGCATGAGCATCCGCAACTTCATGCGCCGCTTCCAGGCCGCTACCGGCGACAAGCCACTGCATTACCTGCAACGCCTGCGCATCGAAACAGCCAAGGGCCTGTTATCGGGCACGCGCAAAAGCATCAAGACCATCAGCTACGAAATTGGCTACGACGATGCGAGCTTCTTCGCGCGCCTGTTCCGCCAACACACCGAACTGTCGCCGAATCAGTACAGGCAGCAGTTTCAGCAGGCCGCCTGA
- a CDS encoding YraN family protein has translation MPGNTRQQAGREAEACALLYLQQQGLRPITQNWSCKRGELDLVMLDGDTVVFVEVRYRRHSGWGGAMESVDFRKQEKLITAAQLFLQQESQWADYPCRFDVIAIDGDPGKAAPLTWLKSAFDS, from the coding sequence ATGCCAGGCAACACCCGGCAACAGGCAGGGCGCGAGGCAGAAGCCTGCGCCCTGCTGTATCTACAACAACAAGGCCTGCGCCCGATTACCCAAAACTGGTCATGCAAACGCGGCGAGCTTGATCTAGTCATGCTCGACGGCGATACAGTAGTATTCGTCGAAGTTCGCTACCGACGCCACTCAGGCTGGGGTGGAGCCATGGAAAGCGTCGATTTTCGCAAACAGGAAAAACTGATTACCGCTGCACAACTGTTCCTGCAACAAGAGTCACAGTGGGCCGATTATCCATGCCGTTTCGACGTGATCGCTATCGATGGAGATCCAGGCAAGGCCGCTCCCCTGACGTGGCTCAAGAGTGCATTCGACAGTTGA
- the rsmI gene encoding 16S rRNA (cytidine(1402)-2'-O)-methyltransferase, with product MSVRALKVLREVALIAAEDTRHSSRLMQHFGISTPLAACHEHNERDEGSRFITRLLAGDDVALISDAGTPLISDPGYHLVRQARAAGVQVVPVPGACALIAALSAAGLPSDRFIFEGFLPAKAVGRKSRLEVLREEPRTLIFYEAPHRILECLQDMEQVFGPDRPALLARELTKTFETLKGLPLAQLRAFVEGDSNQQRGECVVLVAGWTPPEDEDVVGAEARRVLDLLLEEMPLKRAAALAAEITGVRKNLLYQVALDKQKDQ from the coding sequence ATGAGCGTGCGGGCCTTGAAAGTGCTGCGTGAAGTGGCATTGATAGCAGCAGAGGATACTCGCCACTCCTCAAGGCTGATGCAGCATTTTGGAATATCCACGCCTCTGGCTGCCTGTCATGAACATAACGAGCGTGACGAGGGTAGTCGTTTCATTACCCGTCTGCTGGCCGGTGACGATGTTGCATTGATCTCCGATGCCGGGACGCCGCTGATTTCCGATCCTGGTTATCACCTTGTCCGGCAGGCGCGGGCGGCGGGTGTTCAGGTGGTTCCGGTGCCGGGTGCCTGCGCCCTGATTGCGGCCTTGTCGGCAGCCGGCCTGCCTTCGGACCGTTTTATCTTTGAAGGTTTTCTGCCAGCCAAGGCCGTGGGTCGCAAGAGCCGGCTTGAAGTGCTTCGCGAAGAGCCTCGCACCTTGATCTTCTATGAGGCCCCGCACCGGATTCTCGAATGTCTTCAGGACATGGAGCAGGTGTTCGGCCCTGACCGTCCCGCATTGCTGGCGCGGGAGCTGACCAAGACGTTTGAAACCCTCAAGGGGCTGCCGCTGGCGCAACTGCGTGCCTTTGTCGAGGGCGACAGCAATCAGCAGCGTGGTGAATGCGTGGTGCTGGTGGCGGGCTGGACGCCGCCCGAGGATGAAGATGTGGTAGGTGCCGAGGCGCGCCGGGTTCTGGATCTGTTGCTCGAAGAGATGCCGCTCAAGCGCGCGGCCGCACTGGCAGCGGAAATCACCGGGGTACGCAAGAATCTGCTTTACCAGGTCGCACTGGACAAACAGAAGGATCAATAA
- a CDS encoding cytochrome b, which produces MSKFMDWVDARFPATKMWEDHLSKYYAPKNFNFFYFFGSLALLVLVNQILTGVWLTMSYTPSAEEAFASVEYIMRDVEYGAILRLLHSTGASAFFIVVYLHMFRGLLYGSYQKPRELVWVFGMLIYLALMAEAFMGYLLPWGQMSYWGAQVIISLFGAIPVIGDDLTQWIRGDYLISGITLNRFFALHVVALPIVVLGLVVLHILALHEVGSNNPDGVDIKKLKDENGIPLDGIPFHPYYTVKDIVGVVVFLFVFCSIVFFFPEMGGYFLEKPNFEAANPFKTPEHIAPVWYFTPFYAILRAIPDKLMGVIAMGAAIAVLFVLPWLDRSPVKSMRYKGWMSKLWLLLFCVSFVILGVLGVLSPTPERTLLSQICTFLYFAYFILMPFYTRLEKTKPVPERVTG; this is translated from the coding sequence ATGAGCAAGTTCATGGATTGGGTCGATGCTCGCTTCCCGGCGACAAAGATGTGGGAAGACCATCTCAGCAAGTATTACGCTCCAAAGAATTTCAACTTCTTCTACTTCTTCGGCTCTCTGGCGCTTCTGGTTTTGGTCAATCAGATCCTCACCGGAGTCTGGCTGACTATGAGCTATACGCCTTCGGCTGAAGAGGCGTTCGCTTCCGTCGAATACATCATGCGTGACGTCGAGTACGGCGCGATTCTGCGTCTGCTGCACTCCACGGGGGCCTCCGCCTTCTTCATCGTGGTCTACCTGCATATGTTCCGTGGCTTGCTCTACGGCTCGTATCAAAAGCCGCGTGAACTGGTCTGGGTGTTCGGCATGCTGATTTACCTGGCGCTGATGGCTGAGGCTTTCATGGGCTACCTGCTGCCCTGGGGACAAATGTCGTACTGGGGTGCCCAGGTGATCATTTCGCTGTTCGGCGCCATTCCGGTCATCGGTGACGACCTGACCCAATGGATTCGTGGCGATTACCTGATTTCCGGTATCACCTTGAACCGTTTCTTTGCTTTACACGTGGTCGCTCTGCCGATCGTGGTGCTGGGCCTCGTGGTGTTACACATTCTGGCGTTGCATGAAGTGGGCTCCAACAACCCGGATGGTGTGGATATCAAAAAGCTCAAGGACGAGAACGGTATCCCTCTGGATGGCATTCCTTTCCATCCTTACTACACCGTGAAAGACATTGTCGGCGTAGTGGTATTCCTCTTCGTCTTTTGCTCCATCGTGTTCTTCTTCCCTGAAATGGGTGGCTACTTCCTCGAAAAACCCAACTTCGAAGCGGCCAATCCTTTCAAAACGCCGGAACACATTGCGCCTGTCTGGTACTTCACGCCGTTCTACGCGATCTTGCGGGCGATTCCGGACAAGCTGATGGGGGTTATCGCCATGGGAGCGGCCATTGCGGTGCTGTTCGTGCTGCCTTGGCTGGACCGAAGCCCGGTCAAGTCCATGCGATACAAGGGGTGGATGAGCAAGCTCTGGCTGCTGTTGTTCTGTGTCTCTTTCGTGATCCTCGGCGTGCTGGGCGTTCTGTCGCCGACTCCCGAGCGCACGCTGCTGTCGCAGATCTGCACCTTTCTGTACTTCGCCTACTTCATTCTGATGCCGTTCTATACCCGGCTAGAGAAGACCAAACCGGTTCCAGAAAGGGTGACTGGCTGA
- a CDS encoding phosphoheptose isomerase has product MDMQSRIRRLFQASIDTKQQAMDVLAPFIEQASQVMVNALLNEGKMLACGNGGSAGDAQHFSSELLNRFERERPSLPAIALTTDSSTITSIANDYSYNEIFSKQIRALGQPGDVLLAISTSGNSANIIQAIQAAHDREMIVVALTGRDGGGMASLLLPEDVEIRVPANVTARIQEVHLLAIHCLCDLIDSQLFGSEE; this is encoded by the coding sequence ATGGACATGCAATCCCGAATTCGCCGGCTGTTCCAGGCCAGCATTGACACCAAGCAACAGGCGATGGACGTCCTTGCACCCTTTATCGAGCAAGCCAGCCAGGTAATGGTCAACGCCCTGCTCAACGAAGGCAAAATGCTTGCCTGCGGTAACGGCGGCTCTGCCGGCGATGCCCAGCACTTTTCCTCCGAACTGCTCAACCGTTTCGAGCGTGAAAGGCCTAGCCTGCCTGCGATAGCGCTGACCACGGACAGCTCGACGATCACCTCGATCGCCAACGATTACAGCTACAACGAAATCTTTTCCAAACAGATTCGCGCCCTGGGTCAACCGGGCGATGTGCTGCTGGCCATTTCCACCAGCGGCAACTCGGCGAACATTATTCAAGCCATCCAGGCCGCACATGATCGCGAAATGATTGTCGTAGCATTGACGGGACGCGACGGTGGCGGCATGGCATCGCTATTATTGCCGGAAGACGTAGAAATCCGCGTCCCCGCCAATGTCACGGCACGCATACAAGAAGTCCATCTGCTGGCGATCCATTGCCTTTGCGATCTGATCGACAGCCAACTGTTCGGGAGTGAAGAATGA
- the petA gene encoding ubiquinol-cytochrome c reductase iron-sulfur subunit translates to MSNDGVNAGRRRFLVAATSVVGAAGAVGAAVPFVGSWFPSAKAKAAGAPVKVNISKIEAGQQMIAEWRGQPVFIVRRTKEILDNLGKITGQLSDPESKASVQPSYVDPVVRSIKPEILLLVGLCTHLGCSPTFRPEVAPVDLGKDWVGGYFCPCHGSHYDLAGRVYKSQPAPLNLPVPPHSYESDSVIVIGVDKEGA, encoded by the coding sequence ATGAGCAATGACGGCGTGAATGCAGGCCGGCGTCGCTTCCTCGTGGCAGCCACATCCGTGGTTGGTGCAGCAGGAGCGGTGGGGGCTGCGGTCCCGTTCGTGGGGTCATGGTTCCCCAGTGCCAAGGCGAAAGCCGCGGGGGCACCGGTCAAGGTGAATATCAGCAAGATTGAAGCAGGGCAGCAGATGATTGCTGAGTGGCGCGGTCAACCGGTATTCATTGTTCGTCGCACCAAAGAGATCCTGGATAACCTCGGCAAGATCACCGGTCAGTTATCCGATCCCGAGTCCAAGGCTTCTGTTCAGCCTTCGTATGTTGACCCCGTGGTTCGTTCGATCAAGCCGGAAATCCTGCTTCTGGTCGGCCTTTGTACGCACCTGGGTTGTTCGCCGACCTTCCGTCCTGAAGTCGCGCCTGTCGATCTTGGCAAGGACTGGGTGGGAGGCTATTTCTGTCCTTGTCACGGCTCTCATTACGATCTGGCCGGTCGGGTCTACAAGTCTCAACCCGCGCCACTGAATCTGCCAGTGCCTCCGCATTCCTATGAGTCGGACAGTGTGATTGTCATTGGCGTCGATAAGGAGGGTGCGTGA